From the genome of Devriesea agamarum, one region includes:
- a CDS encoding beta-N-acetylhexosaminidase, producing the protein MSDPMSLVPLPRSVQWTGQEWITDDPWGQLSVGIDKDLPRTDYALSIGPGGAQLTAGSEAALTDGRNTFAQILCAAEGPIPGVLISDGPAYAWRGLMIDVCRHFMPIAELHKMIDAMALHRLNVLHLHLTDDQGWRVEIKGYPRLTEVGAWRERTLSSHQSVAETTPDDAEFDHERHGGFYTQDELRELVDYASKRGITIVPEIDLPGHMQAAIAAYPQFGNDPAQQFGVREMWGISEHVLGVGDDVFAFVRDVLNQVSDIFPGPFVHTGGDECPRQEWEVSDAARARMQEWGLTRVSEIQGKFSEEASRVLAAKGKRMVGWDEVLETHLPDDTVVMVWRPETEVSEATSRGFQTVVSSSRALYFDYYQGDASQEPLAIGGRTTLRDVYEFTPVPESLPDEDKALVLGVQAQLWTEYIPDGHHLEYMAFPRVCALAELAWGSPRQSYREFEDRVRAHLPRLDALGLTYRPLD; encoded by the coding sequence ATGTCCGATCCCATGAGCCTCGTCCCACTTCCACGATCGGTCCAGTGGACCGGCCAGGAGTGGATCACCGACGACCCGTGGGGACAGCTGAGTGTCGGCATCGATAAAGATCTCCCCCGCACCGACTACGCACTATCCATCGGCCCTGGCGGAGCCCAGCTCACCGCGGGAAGCGAGGCTGCGCTGACCGATGGGCGAAATACGTTTGCGCAAATTCTGTGCGCCGCCGAGGGCCCCATCCCCGGAGTTCTCATCTCGGACGGGCCTGCGTATGCGTGGCGCGGCCTCATGATCGATGTGTGTCGTCATTTCATGCCCATCGCAGAGCTTCACAAAATGATCGACGCCATGGCATTGCACCGGCTGAACGTTTTACACCTTCATTTAACAGACGATCAGGGCTGGCGAGTGGAAATTAAGGGGTACCCGCGCCTGACCGAAGTGGGCGCATGGCGCGAGCGCACGCTCAGCAGCCACCAATCAGTCGCCGAGACGACTCCGGATGACGCCGAGTTCGATCATGAACGCCACGGCGGGTTCTACACCCAAGATGAGCTTCGCGAACTCGTCGATTACGCATCCAAACGCGGGATCACGATCGTCCCCGAAATCGATTTACCCGGTCATATGCAAGCCGCTATTGCCGCTTACCCACAGTTCGGCAACGATCCCGCTCAGCAATTCGGAGTGCGCGAGATGTGGGGGATTTCCGAGCATGTGCTGGGGGTGGGCGACGATGTCTTTGCTTTTGTTCGCGATGTTCTCAATCAGGTTTCGGATATTTTCCCCGGCCCGTTCGTGCACACCGGCGGGGACGAATGCCCGCGCCAGGAGTGGGAGGTCTCCGATGCCGCTCGCGCCCGCATGCAGGAGTGGGGTTTAACGCGGGTGAGTGAGATTCAAGGGAAGTTCTCCGAGGAAGCGTCGCGGGTTCTGGCGGCTAAGGGCAAACGGATGGTCGGCTGGGATGAAGTGTTAGAGACGCATCTTCCCGACGACACCGTGGTGATGGTGTGGCGCCCTGAGACCGAGGTTAGCGAAGCAACCTCGCGCGGTTTCCAAACCGTGGTGTCATCGTCGCGAGCCCTGTATTTCGATTACTACCAGGGGGATGCGTCGCAGGAGCCGCTGGCGATTGGTGGCCGCACGACCCTGCGGGATGTCTACGAATTTACGCCGGTGCCTGAGTCCCTGCCCGATGAGGACAAAGCTCTCGTTCTCGGTGTGCAGGCCCAGCTTTGGACCGAGTACATTCCCGACGGGCATCACCTGGAATACATGGCGTTCCCGCGCGTATGTGCCCTCGCCGAGTTGGCTTGGGGTTCACCGCGCCAGTCCTACCGCGAGTTTGAGGATCGGGTTCGGGCCCACCTTCCGCGTTTGGACGCGCTCGGGTTGACCTACCGACCTCTGGACTAA
- a CDS encoding LytR C-terminal domain-containing protein encodes MSSSDPHREGDIRAGHERSRPARHMPWALRVRVALIVTLVVVAAVGFVWRGLLGPRSSPGPSASSTASPSIPPGAFYCPPTGSLPAAPGSFTVTVLNGSSRNGLAAKTSEELTTRGYKVANIGNASAPDTATVLRFGPSGYLAASSVSVNFPQVTFAIDKRSDNSVDIVLGPEFTQLAPRALAKTALQKAVNVPKGCVHP; translated from the coding sequence GTGTCGTCGTCTGATCCCCACCGAGAAGGCGACATCCGCGCTGGCCACGAACGGTCGCGGCCAGCCCGGCACATGCCCTGGGCGCTTCGGGTTCGGGTAGCTCTGATCGTGACCCTGGTGGTGGTGGCAGCTGTGGGATTCGTATGGAGAGGGTTGTTGGGGCCGCGGTCATCCCCCGGCCCATCGGCTTCTTCCACGGCCTCTCCGTCGATTCCGCCCGGGGCGTTTTATTGTCCGCCGACGGGGTCGCTGCCCGCTGCCCCGGGATCGTTTACCGTGACGGTTCTCAATGGCTCGTCTCGCAATGGGCTCGCAGCTAAAACCTCGGAGGAGCTCACGACCCGGGGATATAAGGTCGCCAATATTGGCAATGCCTCTGCCCCTGACACCGCGACGGTGTTGCGGTTCGGCCCGTCCGGTTATCTTGCGGCTAGCAGCGTCTCCGTTAATTTCCCTCAGGTGACCTTTGCGATCGATAAACGGAGCGATAACAGTGTCGATATTGTGCTCGGACCTGAATTTACTCAGCTGGCTCCCCGCGCCCTGGCGAAGACTGCGTTACAAAAAGCGGTGAACGTTCCAAAGGGGTGCGTGCACCCGTAG
- a CDS encoding Ig-like domain-containing protein produces MTTTTVHGVPGDPTTFDLNVLVDPSARADLELGSGRLSVPGADDDDVSDAYSVAPDHKRVTIQDQGTWQIIGARIIFTPVRTFRGSPLDIALSLRSHSGHLSAPLPLKAAYPSVKDVAATASQGAPVTVDLSRGAANVMPSTFRFLIEDLPPGSTVSSDGQRVVIPDQGIWQITPGTTNARFEPAQDFRDSQPGPVRFTAYNSVGVAAAAGTVRLATPLLRTLSRTASYGQPIVFPVMHDAQDVSASTLRFITDGMPPGTVQHDGTHVEVPNQGKWELSPESGTATFTPQSPEVRRASEIAIIGANDEAMHTLPTRLKPMYPVVVGHKQFARLGHKVDISLLDRLDNIRPETLTIHVDRPGGTAMHSRESVTVPHQGTWSFSPDRMQLIFQPAPDLKGNPDPVAVKADDIDLVNKASAVFSVEYVQALPTIRDDVITGSADHPVTVDLLTNDAPVSIDQPFRRSSVELQSIQAPNLSNSSHWSGRVLVLPDQGTFAVYDGNMTFTPVDGFRGPTSPVTYFVTDSKGVTRGATLTVNIVPNVVTPPAPAGNGVLALADGLLPPDSSKFLLYITIMSLLLFDGAIALWVGRKIRGAEHSEH; encoded by the coding sequence ATGACTACGACCACCGTGCATGGGGTGCCGGGAGACCCGACCACTTTCGACCTCAATGTGCTCGTGGATCCTTCGGCCCGCGCTGATCTGGAACTTGGCTCTGGTCGATTGTCTGTCCCGGGCGCAGACGATGATGACGTGAGCGACGCATATTCGGTGGCGCCCGACCATAAACGTGTGACGATTCAAGATCAGGGAACCTGGCAAATTATCGGGGCTCGGATTATTTTCACCCCGGTCAGAACATTCCGCGGGTCACCATTGGATATTGCCCTGTCGTTGCGCAGTCACAGTGGACATCTATCCGCTCCATTGCCTCTGAAGGCGGCGTATCCGAGTGTGAAGGACGTTGCTGCCACTGCCAGTCAGGGCGCGCCGGTCACCGTTGATCTGTCGCGGGGAGCAGCCAACGTGATGCCCTCGACCTTCCGCTTCCTGATCGAAGATTTACCGCCTGGCTCGACCGTCAGCTCGGATGGGCAGCGTGTTGTGATTCCCGATCAGGGCATCTGGCAGATTACGCCGGGCACCACCAACGCCCGCTTTGAGCCGGCTCAGGATTTTCGCGATAGCCAGCCGGGCCCCGTGCGTTTTACGGCGTATAACTCGGTGGGGGTTGCGGCTGCTGCGGGCACGGTCAGACTGGCCACCCCGCTGCTGCGGACGCTGTCGCGCACGGCTTCGTATGGACAGCCCATTGTGTTCCCGGTGATGCATGATGCGCAGGATGTGTCCGCATCTACCCTCCGTTTCATCACCGACGGTATGCCGCCGGGTACGGTTCAGCACGATGGCACCCATGTAGAGGTTCCCAATCAGGGAAAGTGGGAGCTCAGCCCAGAAAGCGGAACGGCGACGTTTACCCCTCAGAGTCCTGAAGTTCGCCGGGCGTCAGAAATCGCGATCATCGGGGCGAACGACGAGGCGATGCATACCCTGCCAACTCGCCTCAAGCCAATGTATCCGGTGGTGGTGGGCCACAAACAGTTCGCGCGACTCGGACACAAGGTCGATATTTCACTGCTGGACCGGCTCGATAATATTCGGCCTGAGACTCTGACCATCCACGTCGATCGACCCGGCGGAACAGCGATGCATTCGCGAGAGTCCGTGACCGTACCCCATCAGGGGACGTGGAGCTTTAGCCCGGATCGCATGCAGCTGATATTTCAACCGGCGCCAGACCTCAAGGGGAACCCAGACCCGGTGGCGGTCAAAGCCGATGATATTGACCTGGTCAATAAAGCATCGGCGGTGTTTTCCGTGGAATATGTGCAGGCTTTGCCGACGATTCGCGATGACGTGATCACAGGGTCTGCGGATCATCCGGTGACCGTGGATTTACTCACCAACGACGCGCCAGTCTCAATAGACCAGCCTTTCCGGCGTTCGTCGGTGGAACTGCAATCGATCCAGGCACCCAACCTCAGCAATAGCTCGCACTGGTCAGGCCGGGTCCTCGTGCTGCCCGATCAGGGCACGTTCGCGGTCTACGACGGGAATATGACATTCACTCCGGTAGACGGGTTCCGCGGCCCCACCTCTCCGGTAACCTACTTTGTCACCGACTCCAAAGGTGTGACCCGAGGCGCCACGCTGACGGTGAATATCGTGCCCAATGTCGTGACGCCCCCGGCGCCCGCGGGAAATGGTGTGCTGGCCCTTGCCGACGGGCTGCTACCTCCCGACAGTTCCAAGTTCCTGCTCTACATCACCATCATGTCGCTTCTTCTTTTCGACGGGGCTATTGCGCTGTGGGTTGGCAGGAAAATCCGTGGCGCTGAACACTCTGAACACTAA
- a CDS encoding maltokinase N-terminal cap-like domain-containing protein: MDVSDEAPHTDSASPGGLVRFSLRDELPSGALPQIAQWMRHARWYTGASSDLPRLYLRGQVQLPGVEGPLVHLMLLEDTASSTPVLYAVPLQVFPCEDVHHSRPHQVDPHAVIGQTHDGMLVDATRSASGRSAILRATLTACLHPGSVTSSRCLSTEQSNTSMVFEFDDAEPIIVKLFRVIQPGLNPDIELQTALSAHHCPHLAPVRGSLEAQWPLSDDHRVGKAGSDTLPDVRVAHGHLGIAQQFIPDTTDGWAFAIEQARQGRDIADDMVTLGQATRSVHASLRDAFGEMPLDPQPVLARMRAHLNSASHTVPQLRKHTDAVHTMLDRAVHRSWPSAQRIHGDLHLGQVIRDANGRWVFLDFEGEPMRPLSERSQPDAAMRDLAGMLRSIDYAAAFAAMAPGKPAPGDATPGDPVPGDATPDSQAAMPLSLQEWAQRARIAYLSGYGFLPGPGSACDLTVLAAYEIDKAIYEAVYETSYRPSWAPIPLSAIERLTSNIGPAGSPYPSSDGTNSIGLTDEYLSSLIETTPTPPINGANA, from the coding sequence ATGGACGTAAGCGATGAGGCACCACACACTGACTCAGCCTCACCGGGTGGTCTCGTGCGGTTCAGCCTTCGCGATGAGCTACCGTCTGGCGCGCTGCCACAGATAGCCCAATGGATGCGGCATGCCCGCTGGTATACCGGAGCATCATCGGATCTACCTCGTCTTTACCTGCGGGGACAAGTCCAGTTACCGGGTGTGGAGGGACCCCTCGTGCATCTCATGTTGCTCGAAGATACCGCTTCAAGCACCCCGGTTCTCTATGCGGTACCGCTTCAGGTCTTTCCCTGCGAGGACGTCCACCACAGCCGCCCGCATCAGGTAGACCCTCACGCGGTGATCGGACAGACGCACGACGGAATGCTGGTCGATGCCACCCGATCCGCATCGGGCCGGTCAGCGATACTGCGGGCCACGCTCACTGCCTGCCTGCATCCGGGATCCGTTACATCCTCACGGTGCCTATCCACCGAGCAGTCCAACACCTCCATGGTGTTCGAGTTCGACGATGCCGAGCCGATTATCGTGAAACTATTTCGCGTGATTCAACCGGGCCTAAACCCCGATATTGAGTTACAGACTGCGCTCAGTGCTCATCATTGTCCGCATCTTGCGCCCGTGCGGGGATCGTTAGAAGCTCAGTGGCCCCTCTCTGACGATCACCGTGTAGGTAAGGCAGGTAGTGACACCCTCCCCGACGTTCGCGTGGCTCACGGGCACCTCGGTATCGCTCAGCAGTTCATCCCTGATACGACGGATGGGTGGGCTTTCGCCATCGAACAGGCCCGACAGGGTCGCGACATCGCCGATGACATGGTGACCCTCGGGCAGGCAACCAGATCAGTCCACGCGAGTTTGCGCGACGCATTTGGCGAGATGCCTTTGGACCCACAACCCGTGCTTGCCCGGATGCGCGCGCACCTGAACTCCGCATCCCACACGGTGCCCCAGCTGCGCAAGCACACTGATGCCGTTCATACCATGCTGGATCGAGCAGTACACCGATCGTGGCCTTCCGCGCAGCGTATCCACGGTGACCTGCACCTTGGACAGGTAATCCGCGATGCCAACGGACGCTGGGTATTCCTGGATTTTGAAGGAGAACCGATGCGCCCCCTGTCCGAGCGTTCCCAGCCCGATGCCGCAATGCGCGACCTGGCGGGAATGCTGCGAAGCATCGACTACGCCGCAGCCTTCGCAGCCATGGCCCCCGGAAAACCGGCGCCTGGTGATGCTACCCCGGGCGATCCAGTGCCTGGTGATGCTACCCCGGACAGTCAGGCTGCGATGCCTCTATCGCTTCAGGAGTGGGCACAGCGGGCCCGCATCGCCTACCTATCTGGGTACGGGTTCCTGCCGGGCCCTGGTTCAGCCTGTGACCTGACCGTACTCGCTGCCTACGAAATCGACAAAGCCATCTATGAAGCGGTGTATGAAACGAGTTACCGCCCCAGTTGGGCACCGATTCCTCTCAGCGCCATTGAGCGCCTGACCTCAAATATCGGACCTGCAGGAAGTCCTTACCCCTCGTCCGACGGCACAAACTCAATCGGGCTCACCGACGAATACCTGTCATCCCTAATCGAGACCACACCCACCCCGCCGATAAACGGGGCCAACGCCTGA
- a CDS encoding ATP-binding protein, with translation MNTVTETPLAGLDLPGAAVSAPAPRDPDHPHPGQWRLTHVQVSNWGTFHGTHNLAISPKGYFLTGGPGTGKSTLLDAISALLTPPRSLHFNAAASDAGPARAKYRRTVASYVRGAWAMHYDQTTGEFTQQVLRDKSTLSVISLRYRDGAGALVQLTRMLLLHKGHSADSDVKSLYLIARSPLDVTDLQPFVGTQIEAKALEKAIPGVEVFRQFREYRAKFCQILGIPDEKALGLLHKIQSAKELGDINALLRDYMLEEPRTFDLADQALANFANLSEVYEALVTAREQRDCLRTVRDAYTLWNDLRSRGSALVDRRADIDLFAARHLVRLLHEEQEHLQREHDRAIAQQHRLTSDLEESRHDLAQLKEQRRRAGGGEIDDWKQQIAGLEVERDRRKDRATEFAAQLATLDLRAPLAEDMFLALQREVTALAESLATEEKEAGQRRFEAEAAVRDLSVRLERTKAELASLSSRASNMHSEDIAVRDAVANAIGVAPSALPFAAELLQVRAGDEEWTAAAEQALRSLARSILVPDRHYGAFAEAIDGMKLRRRISYNRIRTGLVQPTPRIDPRSLAAKIEVKDGEFQEWLSHEIASRMDYVCAENIDEFKNATRAVTKSAQIKHSATRHEKGADRAINDRSSWVLGFDNRAKRQVFEGERTLAEQALFEAQARRKDLDTQAQARRDRQFAIGKIQGVTWDDIDAASVARRIANLRDMVRAAEDGSAALTAIAHQISEVEQAISDDNEELLDVTATLGRLDEQAERSRERLEDARQRLAARELSPEVEQDLAERFAAVAPTMALATIDQVTRDAASTLDAELVQLTKQTSRAEEDIRTGLREFSRRWPADAGDVDTSLDSAPEYLAILTRIEDEKLPDVEERFFNFFTGNTVADVQALATAIAREPAEIKKRLVRINSLLAQVEFHQGRYLQLSMRPVHLAALDEFKRALGEAVNATVANDVTLDRELAEQRFISLKYLMELITAARTQDDQASRAILDVRRHVHFHAEEVNDDGVVVHAHESGGPLSGGQNERLTTFCLAAALRYQLAGTGIDVPRYAPIIIDEAFSKGAGKFITAAMESFRHFGFQVLLANPGKNPQALAPFIGGVGVVSIRDDRYSSVSPIEFVPSDEG, from the coding sequence GTGAACACCGTGACTGAGACACCGCTTGCGGGCTTGGACCTCCCAGGCGCCGCTGTCAGTGCCCCCGCTCCGCGAGACCCCGACCACCCCCACCCCGGTCAATGGCGGTTAACGCACGTGCAGGTGTCCAACTGGGGAACCTTCCACGGCACACACAACCTCGCCATCTCGCCAAAAGGCTATTTCCTTACCGGAGGTCCTGGCACCGGCAAGTCCACGCTGCTGGACGCGATCAGCGCCTTGCTCACTCCGCCGCGCAGCCTGCATTTCAACGCCGCAGCCTCAGATGCCGGTCCAGCTCGCGCCAAATATCGGCGCACCGTCGCCAGTTATGTGCGTGGCGCCTGGGCGATGCACTACGACCAGACCACCGGGGAGTTCACCCAGCAAGTTCTGCGCGATAAATCCACCCTGTCGGTGATCTCGCTGCGCTACCGCGACGGTGCGGGGGCCCTGGTACAGCTGACTCGGATGCTGCTGCTGCACAAAGGCCACAGCGCCGATTCGGATGTGAAGAGCCTATATTTGATCGCCCGCAGTCCCCTTGACGTGACCGACCTGCAACCGTTCGTCGGAACCCAAATTGAAGCGAAGGCGCTGGAAAAAGCCATTCCCGGGGTGGAAGTATTCCGGCAATTCCGCGAGTACCGCGCGAAGTTCTGTCAGATACTCGGAATCCCCGATGAAAAAGCGCTCGGGCTGCTGCACAAAATCCAGTCGGCCAAAGAACTGGGAGATATCAACGCTCTTTTACGCGACTACATGTTGGAAGAGCCACGCACCTTTGACCTTGCGGACCAAGCGCTAGCGAACTTTGCGAACCTTTCCGAGGTGTATGAAGCGCTGGTGACGGCGCGCGAGCAACGGGATTGCCTGAGAACCGTACGCGATGCCTACACCTTGTGGAATGACCTGCGAAGTCGTGGCAGCGCCCTGGTTGATCGCCGCGCCGACATTGACCTGTTCGCAGCCCGCCACCTGGTGCGACTCTTACACGAGGAACAGGAGCATTTGCAGCGCGAACACGACCGCGCCATCGCCCAGCAGCATCGACTCACCTCCGATTTGGAGGAAAGCCGCCACGATCTCGCGCAGCTCAAAGAACAGCGCCGGCGCGCCGGTGGCGGCGAGATCGACGACTGGAAACAGCAGATCGCCGGCCTTGAGGTTGAACGCGACCGGCGCAAAGATCGGGCCACAGAATTTGCGGCCCAGCTTGCCACCCTCGATCTGCGGGCCCCGCTCGCGGAGGATATGTTCCTTGCCCTGCAACGAGAGGTGACCGCGCTCGCCGAAAGTCTCGCGACAGAAGAAAAAGAAGCTGGTCAGCGCCGTTTTGAGGCGGAGGCTGCGGTTCGCGACTTGAGTGTTCGACTCGAGCGCACCAAAGCGGAACTGGCATCGCTCAGCTCGCGGGCGTCGAACATGCATAGCGAAGACATCGCCGTGCGCGATGCCGTTGCGAATGCGATTGGGGTTGCACCGAGTGCGTTGCCGTTCGCCGCGGAGCTGTTGCAAGTTCGCGCCGGAGACGAAGAATGGACTGCGGCCGCTGAACAGGCGTTGCGCAGCCTGGCACGGTCGATCCTGGTCCCAGATCGGCACTACGGTGCGTTCGCGGAAGCGATCGATGGGATGAAACTGCGCCGGCGGATCTCCTACAACCGCATCCGCACCGGGTTAGTGCAGCCGACGCCACGGATTGACCCGCGCTCACTCGCGGCGAAGATCGAGGTGAAAGACGGCGAGTTTCAGGAGTGGCTCTCCCACGAGATTGCATCGCGCATGGACTACGTGTGCGCTGAAAATATCGACGAATTCAAAAACGCCACCCGCGCCGTCACCAAATCGGCCCAGATCAAACACTCCGCGACCCGGCACGAAAAAGGTGCCGACCGGGCAATTAACGACCGGTCATCCTGGGTTCTGGGATTTGATAACCGAGCTAAACGGCAAGTGTTCGAGGGGGAGCGGACTCTCGCAGAGCAGGCGCTGTTTGAAGCGCAGGCTCGGCGCAAGGACCTCGACACCCAGGCGCAGGCCCGCCGCGATCGACAATTCGCCATCGGCAAGATCCAGGGGGTGACCTGGGACGATATTGACGCAGCCTCCGTGGCTCGGCGCATCGCAAACCTGCGCGACATGGTGCGCGCCGCCGAAGATGGGTCCGCAGCGTTGACCGCGATTGCCCACCAGATCAGCGAGGTCGAGCAGGCTATCTCGGATGATAACGAAGAACTGCTGGACGTGACCGCCACCCTGGGACGTCTCGATGAGCAGGCGGAGAGATCTCGCGAACGGCTCGAGGACGCTCGCCAGCGCCTTGCGGCCCGCGAGCTGTCCCCCGAAGTTGAGCAGGATCTTGCGGAGCGTTTTGCCGCCGTGGCACCCACGATGGCACTGGCCACCATCGACCAGGTCACCCGCGATGCAGCCTCCACCTTAGATGCGGAACTCGTGCAGCTGACGAAGCAGACCTCGCGGGCAGAGGAGGATATCCGCACCGGTTTGCGCGAGTTCTCGCGGCGTTGGCCCGCCGATGCGGGAGACGTCGACACCTCGCTAGATTCTGCGCCGGAATACCTAGCGATCCTGACCCGGATCGAAGACGAGAAACTGCCCGATGTGGAGGAACGGTTTTTTAATTTCTTCACCGGGAATACCGTTGCGGACGTCCAGGCATTGGCGACCGCTATTGCTCGTGAACCGGCAGAAATTAAGAAACGTTTGGTGCGGATCAACAGTTTGCTGGCCCAGGTTGAGTTCCATCAGGGACGTTATTTGCAGCTGTCGATGCGCCCGGTGCATCTTGCCGCGTTGGATGAGTTTAAACGTGCACTCGGTGAGGCTGTGAATGCGACCGTGGCCAACGATGTCACGCTTGACCGTGAACTTGCCGAGCAGCGTTTCATCTCGTTGAAGTATTTAATGGAGCTGATCACCGCGGCTCGCACCCAAGATGACCAGGCTTCGAGGGCAATTTTGGATGTGCGTCGGCATGTGCATTTTCATGCTGAGGAAGTGAATGACGACGGGGTTGTGGTCCACGCCCATGAATCGGGTGGGCCGCTCTCGGGTGGGCAGAATGAGCGTCTGACGACGTTTTGTCTCGCTGCTGCCCTGCGCTATCAACTGGCTGGTACTGGGATCGATGTTCCTCGCTATGCGCCGATTATTATCGACGAGGCGTTCAGTAAAGGCGCAGGTAAATTCATTACCGCAGCGATGGAGTCGTTCCGACACTTCGGTTTCCAGGTGCTCCTAGCTAACCCGGGTAAGAACCCTCAGGCGTTGGCCCCGTTTATCGGCGGGGTGGGTGTGGTCTCGATTAGGGATGACAGGTATTCGTCGGTGAGCCCGATTGAGTTTGTGCCGTCGGACGAGGGGTAA
- a CDS encoding DUF4194 domain-containing protein: protein MSTSPYRRPESRHADSSEPDTPGTDTDTRSGSGGFRRLVDPSRRVLVALLQGPFLDGRKDSERWAQLLRDREAIELRLADLFLELVLDEDSQVAFVRQSEQDPDAPKLLRRLTGLNRLDSILLLILRQHLLTQSSRGQRAVVSRQELEQALTAYRRSTSTDEAGFAREIRASITKIHKSGLLDEQGDSFEISPVLRLMITPDVAREFTALYREAGVDLESSGRQAGEDSDMDQDDTEADIRGQGE, encoded by the coding sequence GTGAGCACCTCCCCATATCGTCGACCCGAATCTCGTCACGCCGACTCATCCGAGCCCGACACCCCCGGAACCGATACGGATACTCGCAGCGGTTCCGGGGGCTTTCGTCGCCTCGTTGACCCATCCCGACGGGTGCTGGTGGCGCTCCTCCAAGGTCCATTCCTGGACGGACGCAAAGACTCAGAGCGTTGGGCTCAGCTTCTGCGCGACCGCGAAGCTATCGAACTGCGCTTAGCCGACCTTTTCTTAGAGCTCGTTCTCGACGAGGACTCACAGGTCGCCTTCGTGCGACAAAGTGAACAGGATCCCGATGCACCCAAACTTCTGCGCAGACTAACGGGTCTGAATCGACTGGATTCAATTCTTCTGCTGATCTTGCGCCAGCACCTCCTCACCCAGTCCTCACGGGGCCAGCGTGCAGTAGTCTCCCGGCAAGAACTGGAGCAGGCGTTGACGGCCTACCGTCGGTCCACCTCCACCGACGAAGCCGGTTTCGCCCGGGAAATACGCGCCAGTATCACCAAGATCCATAAATCGGGACTCCTGGATGAACAAGGGGACTCTTTTGAAATCTCCCCGGTTCTGCGGCTGATGATCACCCCGGATGTGGCCCGGGAATTCACCGCGCTCTATCGCGAAGCGGGGGTCGATCTTGAATCAAGTGGGCGGCAGGCTGGTGAGGATTCAGATATGGACCAGGACGATACTGAGGCGGACATCCGCGGTCAGGGCGAGTAG
- a CDS encoding sulfurtransferase TusA family protein → MSATHVLQTNGEVCPFPLIDAKEAMAQLPPGDELVIEFDCTQATESIPRWAAESGYPVTHFDRTGDAGWTITIRKA, encoded by the coding sequence ATGTCAGCTACCCATGTCCTTCAGACCAACGGCGAGGTCTGCCCGTTTCCGCTGATCGACGCCAAGGAAGCCATGGCTCAGCTGCCTCCCGGCGATGAACTCGTCATAGAGTTCGACTGCACACAGGCCACCGAGTCCATTCCGCGGTGGGCCGCTGAATCCGGTTACCCGGTAACCCATTTTGATCGCACCGGCGACGCGGGATGGACCATTACAATCCGTAAAGCCTGA